The following coding sequences are from one Rutidosis leptorrhynchoides isolate AG116_Rl617_1_P2 chromosome 11, CSIRO_AGI_Rlap_v1, whole genome shotgun sequence window:
- the LOC139875971 gene encoding uncharacterized protein — protein sequence MLESNKEATVAERITQNNGLSLGNWCWSRSPYGRVLNELTELNNIISSVTLSEKPDSWKCSLDPSGTYTTKSMAHLINSLKLGGNTLNMTIPRNNLLPQKVFIFIWRAFQKKIPTRFELDKRGIDLDSILCPLCESDIETIEHSLVLCPKSAQIWKHVLDWWNQDHSLISNLNDAIINKQTFTHNNLRSSIWQATKWITCYMLWKHRNTKVFSKKVWSIASILSEIQSQSFSWISKRLSKKKPIIWHQWLINPSFFVADPPHRVGIG from the coding sequence ATGCTCGAGTCCAATAAAGAAGCAACAGTCGCTGAAAGAATCACGCAAAATAATGGACTTTCACTCGGTAATTGGTGCTGGTCACGATCTCCATACGGCCGTGTTCTCAATGAATTAACTGAACTAAACAATATAATTTCCTCCGTGACATTGTCCGAAAAACCCGACTCTTGGAAATGTTCTCTCGACCCTTCGGGCACTTACACCACCAAATCTATGGCACACTTGATAAACTCCCTTAAGCTTGGTGGTAATACCCTCAACATGACGATTCCCCGCAACAATCTACTACCACAAAAAGTCTTCATTTTCATATGGCGAGCATTTCAAAAAAAGATACCTACTAGATTCGAATTAGACAAACGTGGTATTGATCTCGACTCCATCCTTTGCCCTTTATGCGAATCAGACATAGAAACCATTGAGCATTCTCTTGTTCTTTGTCCAAAATCGGCCCAAATATGGAAACACGTACTAGATTGGTGGAACCAAGACCACTCACTAATTTCAAACCTTAATGACGCTATCATCAATAAGCAAACTTTCACACACAACAATCTCCGCTCTTCAATATGGCAAGCAACCAAATGGATTACATGTTACATGTTATGGAAACATAGAAACACAAAAGTATTCTCCAAAAAAGTCTGGTCCATTGCATCGATCCTCTCCGAAATTCAATCTCAAAGTTTTAGCTGGATCTCCAAAAGATTGAGTAAAAAGAAACCTATCATATGGCACCAATGGCTCATCAATCCTTCATTCTTTGTGGCGGATCCCCCACATCGTGTCGGCATCGGTTGA
- the LOC139874269 gene encoding putative germin-like protein 2-1 — translation MTSHLLLFGILFATCSLALASDPGPLQDFCVADNTSEVLVNGFVCKDPNVVTAGDFLFKGLDRMGNTSNPFGSIVTQVFVQQLPGLNTLGISMARIDFAPWGLNAPHTHPRATEILTVIEGSLEVGFVTSNPANRLITTTLVKGDVFVFPVGLIHFQQNVGNGYAVAIAALSSQNPGVITIAKAVFGSNPDISADILAKAFQVDVKTVYEIQSKF, via the exons ATGACGTCTCATTTGCTTTTATTTGGTATCTTGTTTGCAACATGTTCACTTGCATTGGCATCGGACCCAGGTCCTCTACAGGACTTCTGCGTGGCCGATAATACTAGTGAAG TACTCGTGAATGGTTTCGTCTGCAAAGATCCAAATGTCGTTACAGCAGGAGATTTTCTTTTCAAGGGGCTAGACCGTATGGGAAATACATCAAACCCCTTTGGGTCTATAGTGACACAAGTGTTTGTACAACAGTTGCCTGGACTTAACACTTTAGGTATCTCCATGGCTCGTATTGACTTTGCTCCATGGGGACTTAACGCTCCACACACACATCCTCGAGCCACTGAAATATTGACTGTCATAGAAGGTAGTCTTGAGGTTGGTTTTGTAACATCCAATCCTGCAAACCGTCTCATCACAACAACACTCGTGAAGGGTGATGTTTTTGTGTTCCCGGTTGGTTTAATTCACTTCCAACAAAATGTTGGAAATGGGTATGCTGTTGCGATTGCCGCTTTGAGTAGCCAAAATCCGGGAGTTATTACCATTGCTAAAGCTGTGTTTGGATCAAACCCTGATATTTCTGCGGATATTCTTGCAAAGGCTTTTCAGGTGGACGTCAAAACCGTTTATGAAATTCAATCAAAGTTCTAA